The Phragmites australis chromosome 15, lpPhrAust1.1, whole genome shotgun sequence genome window below encodes:
- the LOC133891919 gene encoding ubiquitin C-terminal hydrolase 12-like isoform X3 has translation MSTSPPPPAEPPEQQQEEEEVLVPHQELPNGTQPMEVVPAEPAATVENQQIEDPPISRFTWTIENLSRVNTKKLYSEAFIVGGYKWRILIFPRGNNVEFLSMYLDVADSGVLPYGWTRYAQFSLSVVNQIHNKFTIRKETQHQFSARESDWGFTSFMPLSELYNPSRGYLVNDTCIVEAEVAVCKVVDYWSYDSKKETGYVGLKNQGATCYMNSLLQTLYHIPYFRKAVYHMPTTENDMPSGSIPLALQSLFYKLQYNDSSVSTKELTKSFGWDMHDSFMQHDVQELNRVLSEKLEDKMKGTVVEGTIQQLFEGHHMNYIECINVDFKSTRKESFYDLQLDVKGCQDVYASFDKYVEVERLEGDNKYHAEQHGLQDAKKGVLFIDFPPVLQLQLKRFEYDFMRDTMVKINDRYEFPLQLDLDRDDEKYLSPDADRNVRNLYTLHSVLVHSGGVHGGHYYAFVRPALSDQWFKFDDERVTKEDAKRALEEQYGGEEELPQTNPGLNNTPFKFTKYSNAYMLVYIRESDKDKIICNVDEKDIAEHLRIRLEKDREEKERRKKEKAEAHLYTIIKVARDDDLNAQIGKDIYFDLVDHDKVPSFRIQKQMPFTQFKEEVAKELGIPTQFQRFWLWAKRQNHTYRPNRPLTPQEEARTVGHLKELVNKGHNAELKLFLEVELELDPEPLPLPDKTREDILLFFKLYDPEKEQLRYVGRLFVKASGRPQDILPKLRKMAGFSQEDDIELYEEIKFEPNVMCEYIDNRLLFRSCQLEDGDIICFQKSPKPDNSDQYRYPDVPSFLVYIRNRQVVHFRSLEKPKEDDFCLEMSKIYTYDEVVEKVAQKLGVDDPSKIRLTSHNCYSQQPKPQPIKYRGVERLLDMLIHYNQTSDILYYEVLDIPLPELQALKTLKVTYHHATKDEVSVHSIRLPKNSTVGDVLNDIKSKVELSHPNAELRLLEVFYHKIYKIFAPSEKIENINDQYWTLRAEEVPEEEKNLGPFDRLIHVYHFTKDTQNQTQVQNFGEPFFMVIREDETLSSIKERIQKKLKVPDEDFSKWKFAYISLGRPDYFEDSDTVATRFQRNVYGAWEQYLGLEHPDTAPRKAHTVNQNRHSFERPVKIYN, from the exons TTTTGATTTTCCCCAGGGGAAATAATGTTGAATTCTTATCTATGTATTTGGATGTGGCTGATTCCGGAGTCTTGCCCTATGGGTGGACTAGATATGCACAGTTCAGCCTCTCTGTGGTTAATCAAATTCACAACAAGTTTACAATAAGAAAAG AAACACAACATCAGTTCTCTGCTCGAGAAAGTGATTggggtttcacttcatttatgCCGTTGAGTGAACTCTACAACCCCAGTAGAGGTTATCTTGTAAATGATACTTGTATAGTGGAAGCTGAAGTTGCTGTGTGTAAAGTTGTTGATTATTGGAGTTATGACTCTAAAAAGGAAACTGGTTATGTTGGTCTTAAAAATCAAGGCGCCACATGCTATATGAATTCTCTTCTTCAGACCTTGTACCACATTCCATATTTCAGAAAG GCTGTTTATCATATGCCCACCACTGAGAATGATATGCCCTCAGGAAGCATTCCATTAGCTCTACAGTCTCTCTTTTATAAGTTGCAGTATAATGACAGCAGTGTCTCTACAAAGGAGCTCACAAAATCATTTGGGTGGGACATGCACGATTCATTTATGCAACATGATGTTCAAGAATTAAATAGAGTTCTCTCAGAGAAGTTGGAAGATAAGATGAAG GGAACTGTTGTGGAAGGCACAATACAACAATTGTTTGAAGGGCATCACATGAATTACATTGAGTGCATCAATGTGGATTTTAAATCAACACGAAAGGAGTCCTTCTATG ATCTGCAGCTTGATGTCAAAGGTTGCCAGGATGTCTATGCTTCATTTGATAAGTATGTTGAGGTGGAGCGTCTGGAAGGTGACAACAAGTATCATGCAGAACAGCATGGTTTGCAG GATGCAAAGAAAGGAGTTCTTTTCATCGACTTCCCTCCTGTTCTGCAACTTCAGCTAAAACGTTTTGAATATGATTTCATGCGTGACACAATGGTGAAG ATAAATGATCGTTACGAATTCCCACTTCAGTTGGATCTTGATAGAGATGATGAAAAGTATTTATCACCTGATGCAGACAGGAATGTGCGTAACCTTTACACCCTTCACAG CGTTCTTGTCCATAGCGGTGGTGTTCATGGTGGGCATTACTATGCTTTCGTACGACCTGCCCTTTCTGATCAATG GTTCAAGTTTGATGATGAGCGTGTAACAAAAGAAGATGCAAAGAGGGCATTGGAAGAACAATATGGTGGCGAGGAAGAG CTGCCTCAAACTAATCCCGGCTTAAACAACACTCCTTTCAAGTTTACTAAATATTCAAATGCATACATGCTGGTGTACATTCGTGAAAGTGACAAGGACAAAATTATTTGTAACGTGGATGAGAAAGACATAGCAGAGCATCTTCGA ATTAGATTGGAAAAGGACCGTGAAGAAAAAGAACGCCGGAAAAAGGAGAAAGCTGAGGCACACCTGTATACCATCATCAAG GTTGCAAGGGATGATGACTTGAATGCTCAGATAGGGAAAGACATATATTTCGATCTTGTTGATCATGACAAAGTTCCAAGCTTCCGTATCCAAAAGCAGATGCCTTTTACTCAATTCAAG GAGGAGGTAGCAAAAGAGCTTGGTATCCCTACACAGTTTCAACGGTTTTGGCTGTGGGCCAAGCGGCAAAATCATACCTATCGACCCAACCGACCATTGACTCCTCAAGAAGAAGCACGCACT GTTGGACATCTAAAGGAACTGGTGAACAAGGGCCACAATGCCGAACTTAAATTGTTCTTGGAAGTTGAACTTGAACTG GACCCtgaacctcttcctcttccagaCAAGACAAGGGAAGATATATTGCTTTTCTTCAAACTCTATGACCCTGAGAAGGAACAGCTGCG GTATGTTGGTAGGCTCTTTGTTAAGGCTTCAGGTAGACCACAGGATATTCTGCCAAAATTAAGGAAAATGGCAGGTTTTTCACAAGAAGATGATATTGAACTTTATGAG GAAATTAAGTTCGAGCCTAATGTGATGTGTGAATATATTGATAACAGGCTTCTATTTCGGTCTTGCCAG CTTGAAGATGGGGACataatttgttttcaaaaatctCCGAAGCCGGATAATTCTGACCAGTATAGATACCCTGACGTCCCATCCTTTTTGGTGTATATACGTAACCGACAG GTGGTCCACTTCCGTTCGCTGGAGAAGCCCAAGGAGGATGACTTTTGCCTAGAGAT GTCAAAGATTTATACATACGATGAAGTTGTGGAAAAGGTGGCACAAAAACTTGGTGTGGATGATCCATCGAAAATTCGGCTTACATCACATAATTGTTATTCTCAACAACCTAAGCCTCAACCAATTAAGTACAGAGGCGTTGAACGTCTACTGGACATGCTTATTCACTATAACCAG ACTTCTGATATTCTGTACTATGAAGTATTGGATATACCTCTTCCTGAATTACAAGCATTGAAGACATTGAAAGTTACATATCACCATGCCACAAAAGATGAG GTGTCAGTTCACAGTATAAGATTGCCAAAAAACAGCACTGTTGGCGATGTTCTAAATGATATAAAATCAAAG GTTGAGCTATCTCATCCCAATGCAGAACTAAGATTACTTGAGGTCTTCTATCACAAGATATACAAG ATTTTTGCACCCAGTGAAAAGATAGAAAACATCAATGACCAGTACTGGACACTGCGTGCAGAGGAG GTTCCGGAGGAGGAGAAAAACCTTGGTCCCTTTGATCGCTTGATTCATGTGTACCATTTTACGAAAGATACTCAAAACCAAACG CAAGTTCAGAATTTCGGAGAACCTTTCTTTATGGTTATTCGTGAGGATGAGACCTTATCTTCTATCAAAGAACGTATTCAGAAAAAGCTTAAGGTTCCAGATGAGGATTTCTCGAAG TGGAAATTTGCATACATATCACTTGGTCGCCCAGACTATTTTGAAGATTCGGATACTGTAGCAACGAGATTTCAG AGAAACGTGTATGGAGCTTGGGAGCAATACCTTGGACTGGAACATCCCGACACTGCTCCAAGAAAGGCGCACACAGTTAATCAG AACCGGCATTCATTCGAGAGACctgtaaaaatatataactaG
- the LOC133891919 gene encoding ubiquitin C-terminal hydrolase 12-like isoform X2 produces MSTSPPPPAEQPPEQQQEEEEVLVPHQELPNGTQPMEVVPAEPAATVENQQIEDPPISRFTWTIENLSRVNTKKLYSEAFIVGGYKWRILIFPRGNNVEFLSMYLDVADSGVLPYGWTRYAQFSLSVVNQIHNKFTIRKETQHQFSARESDWGFTSFMPLSELYNPSRGYLVNDTCIVEAEVAVCKVVDYWSYDSKKETGYVGLKNQGATCYMNSLLQTLYHIPYFRKAVYHMPTTENDMPSGSIPLALQSLFYKLQYNDSSVSTKELTKSFGWDMHDSFMQHDVQELNRVLSEKLEDKMKGTVVEGTIQQLFEGHHMNYIECINVDFKSTRKESFYDLQLDVKGCQDVYASFDKYVEVERLEGDNKYHAEQHGLQDAKKGVLFIDFPPVLQLQLKRFEYDFMRDTMVKINDRYEFPLQLDLDRDDEKYLSPDADRNVRNLYTLHSVLVHSGGVHGGHYYAFVRPALSDQWFKFDDERVTKEDAKRALEEQYGGEEELPQTNPGLNNTPFKFTKYSNAYMLVYIRESDKDKIICNVDEKDIAEHLRIRLEKDREEKERRKKEKAEAHLYTIIKVARDDDLNAQIGKDIYFDLVDHDKVPSFRIQKQMPFTQFKEEVAKELGIPTQFQRFWLWAKRQNHTYRPNRPLTPQEEARTVGHLKELVNKGHNAELKLFLEVELELDPEPLPLPDKTREDILLFFKLYDPEKEQLRYVGRLFVKASGRPQDILPKLRKMAGFSQEDDIELYEEIKFEPNVMCEYIDNRLLFRSCQLEDGDIICFQKSPKPDNSDQYRYPDVPSFLVYIRNRQVVHFRSLEKPKEDDFCLEMSKIYTYDEVVEKVAQKLGVDDPSKIRLTSHNCYSQQPKPQPIKYRGVERLLDMLIHYNQTSDILYYEVLDIPLPELQALKTLKVTYHHATKDEVSVHSIRLPKNSTVGDVLNDIKSKVELSHPNAELRLLEVFYHKIYKIFAPSEKIENINDQYWTLRAEEVPEEEKNLGPFDRLIHVYHFTKDTQNQTQVQNFGEPFFMVIREDETLSSIKERIQKKLKVPDEDFSKWKFAYISLGRPDYFEDSDTVATRFQRNVYGAWEQYLGLEHPDTAPRKAHTVNQNRHSFERPVKIYN; encoded by the exons TTTTGATTTTCCCCAGGGGAAATAATGTTGAATTCTTATCTATGTATTTGGATGTGGCTGATTCCGGAGTCTTGCCCTATGGGTGGACTAGATATGCACAGTTCAGCCTCTCTGTGGTTAATCAAATTCACAACAAGTTTACAATAAGAAAAG AAACACAACATCAGTTCTCTGCTCGAGAAAGTGATTggggtttcacttcatttatgCCGTTGAGTGAACTCTACAACCCCAGTAGAGGTTATCTTGTAAATGATACTTGTATAGTGGAAGCTGAAGTTGCTGTGTGTAAAGTTGTTGATTATTGGAGTTATGACTCTAAAAAGGAAACTGGTTATGTTGGTCTTAAAAATCAAGGCGCCACATGCTATATGAATTCTCTTCTTCAGACCTTGTACCACATTCCATATTTCAGAAAG GCTGTTTATCATATGCCCACCACTGAGAATGATATGCCCTCAGGAAGCATTCCATTAGCTCTACAGTCTCTCTTTTATAAGTTGCAGTATAATGACAGCAGTGTCTCTACAAAGGAGCTCACAAAATCATTTGGGTGGGACATGCACGATTCATTTATGCAACATGATGTTCAAGAATTAAATAGAGTTCTCTCAGAGAAGTTGGAAGATAAGATGAAG GGAACTGTTGTGGAAGGCACAATACAACAATTGTTTGAAGGGCATCACATGAATTACATTGAGTGCATCAATGTGGATTTTAAATCAACACGAAAGGAGTCCTTCTATG ATCTGCAGCTTGATGTCAAAGGTTGCCAGGATGTCTATGCTTCATTTGATAAGTATGTTGAGGTGGAGCGTCTGGAAGGTGACAACAAGTATCATGCAGAACAGCATGGTTTGCAG GATGCAAAGAAAGGAGTTCTTTTCATCGACTTCCCTCCTGTTCTGCAACTTCAGCTAAAACGTTTTGAATATGATTTCATGCGTGACACAATGGTGAAG ATAAATGATCGTTACGAATTCCCACTTCAGTTGGATCTTGATAGAGATGATGAAAAGTATTTATCACCTGATGCAGACAGGAATGTGCGTAACCTTTACACCCTTCACAG CGTTCTTGTCCATAGCGGTGGTGTTCATGGTGGGCATTACTATGCTTTCGTACGACCTGCCCTTTCTGATCAATG GTTCAAGTTTGATGATGAGCGTGTAACAAAAGAAGATGCAAAGAGGGCATTGGAAGAACAATATGGTGGCGAGGAAGAG CTGCCTCAAACTAATCCCGGCTTAAACAACACTCCTTTCAAGTTTACTAAATATTCAAATGCATACATGCTGGTGTACATTCGTGAAAGTGACAAGGACAAAATTATTTGTAACGTGGATGAGAAAGACATAGCAGAGCATCTTCGA ATTAGATTGGAAAAGGACCGTGAAGAAAAAGAACGCCGGAAAAAGGAGAAAGCTGAGGCACACCTGTATACCATCATCAAG GTTGCAAGGGATGATGACTTGAATGCTCAGATAGGGAAAGACATATATTTCGATCTTGTTGATCATGACAAAGTTCCAAGCTTCCGTATCCAAAAGCAGATGCCTTTTACTCAATTCAAG GAGGAGGTAGCAAAAGAGCTTGGTATCCCTACACAGTTTCAACGGTTTTGGCTGTGGGCCAAGCGGCAAAATCATACCTATCGACCCAACCGACCATTGACTCCTCAAGAAGAAGCACGCACT GTTGGACATCTAAAGGAACTGGTGAACAAGGGCCACAATGCCGAACTTAAATTGTTCTTGGAAGTTGAACTTGAACTG GACCCtgaacctcttcctcttccagaCAAGACAAGGGAAGATATATTGCTTTTCTTCAAACTCTATGACCCTGAGAAGGAACAGCTGCG GTATGTTGGTAGGCTCTTTGTTAAGGCTTCAGGTAGACCACAGGATATTCTGCCAAAATTAAGGAAAATGGCAGGTTTTTCACAAGAAGATGATATTGAACTTTATGAG GAAATTAAGTTCGAGCCTAATGTGATGTGTGAATATATTGATAACAGGCTTCTATTTCGGTCTTGCCAG CTTGAAGATGGGGACataatttgttttcaaaaatctCCGAAGCCGGATAATTCTGACCAGTATAGATACCCTGACGTCCCATCCTTTTTGGTGTATATACGTAACCGACAG GTGGTCCACTTCCGTTCGCTGGAGAAGCCCAAGGAGGATGACTTTTGCCTAGAGAT GTCAAAGATTTATACATACGATGAAGTTGTGGAAAAGGTGGCACAAAAACTTGGTGTGGATGATCCATCGAAAATTCGGCTTACATCACATAATTGTTATTCTCAACAACCTAAGCCTCAACCAATTAAGTACAGAGGCGTTGAACGTCTACTGGACATGCTTATTCACTATAACCAG ACTTCTGATATTCTGTACTATGAAGTATTGGATATACCTCTTCCTGAATTACAAGCATTGAAGACATTGAAAGTTACATATCACCATGCCACAAAAGATGAG GTGTCAGTTCACAGTATAAGATTGCCAAAAAACAGCACTGTTGGCGATGTTCTAAATGATATAAAATCAAAG GTTGAGCTATCTCATCCCAATGCAGAACTAAGATTACTTGAGGTCTTCTATCACAAGATATACAAG ATTTTTGCACCCAGTGAAAAGATAGAAAACATCAATGACCAGTACTGGACACTGCGTGCAGAGGAG GTTCCGGAGGAGGAGAAAAACCTTGGTCCCTTTGATCGCTTGATTCATGTGTACCATTTTACGAAAGATACTCAAAACCAAACG CAAGTTCAGAATTTCGGAGAACCTTTCTTTATGGTTATTCGTGAGGATGAGACCTTATCTTCTATCAAAGAACGTATTCAGAAAAAGCTTAAGGTTCCAGATGAGGATTTCTCGAAG TGGAAATTTGCATACATATCACTTGGTCGCCCAGACTATTTTGAAGATTCGGATACTGTAGCAACGAGATTTCAG AGAAACGTGTATGGAGCTTGGGAGCAATACCTTGGACTGGAACATCCCGACACTGCTCCAAGAAAGGCGCACACAGTTAATCAG AACCGGCATTCATTCGAGAGACctgtaaaaatatataactaG
- the LOC133891919 gene encoding ubiquitin C-terminal hydrolase 12-like isoform X1, producing the protein MSTSPPPPAEQQPPEQQQEEEEVLVPHQELPNGTQPMEVVPAEPAATVENQQIEDPPISRFTWTIENLSRVNTKKLYSEAFIVGGYKWRILIFPRGNNVEFLSMYLDVADSGVLPYGWTRYAQFSLSVVNQIHNKFTIRKETQHQFSARESDWGFTSFMPLSELYNPSRGYLVNDTCIVEAEVAVCKVVDYWSYDSKKETGYVGLKNQGATCYMNSLLQTLYHIPYFRKAVYHMPTTENDMPSGSIPLALQSLFYKLQYNDSSVSTKELTKSFGWDMHDSFMQHDVQELNRVLSEKLEDKMKGTVVEGTIQQLFEGHHMNYIECINVDFKSTRKESFYDLQLDVKGCQDVYASFDKYVEVERLEGDNKYHAEQHGLQDAKKGVLFIDFPPVLQLQLKRFEYDFMRDTMVKINDRYEFPLQLDLDRDDEKYLSPDADRNVRNLYTLHSVLVHSGGVHGGHYYAFVRPALSDQWFKFDDERVTKEDAKRALEEQYGGEEELPQTNPGLNNTPFKFTKYSNAYMLVYIRESDKDKIICNVDEKDIAEHLRIRLEKDREEKERRKKEKAEAHLYTIIKVARDDDLNAQIGKDIYFDLVDHDKVPSFRIQKQMPFTQFKEEVAKELGIPTQFQRFWLWAKRQNHTYRPNRPLTPQEEARTVGHLKELVNKGHNAELKLFLEVELELDPEPLPLPDKTREDILLFFKLYDPEKEQLRYVGRLFVKASGRPQDILPKLRKMAGFSQEDDIELYEEIKFEPNVMCEYIDNRLLFRSCQLEDGDIICFQKSPKPDNSDQYRYPDVPSFLVYIRNRQVVHFRSLEKPKEDDFCLEMSKIYTYDEVVEKVAQKLGVDDPSKIRLTSHNCYSQQPKPQPIKYRGVERLLDMLIHYNQTSDILYYEVLDIPLPELQALKTLKVTYHHATKDEVSVHSIRLPKNSTVGDVLNDIKSKVELSHPNAELRLLEVFYHKIYKIFAPSEKIENINDQYWTLRAEEVPEEEKNLGPFDRLIHVYHFTKDTQNQTQVQNFGEPFFMVIREDETLSSIKERIQKKLKVPDEDFSKWKFAYISLGRPDYFEDSDTVATRFQRNVYGAWEQYLGLEHPDTAPRKAHTVNQNRHSFERPVKIYN; encoded by the exons TTTTGATTTTCCCCAGGGGAAATAATGTTGAATTCTTATCTATGTATTTGGATGTGGCTGATTCCGGAGTCTTGCCCTATGGGTGGACTAGATATGCACAGTTCAGCCTCTCTGTGGTTAATCAAATTCACAACAAGTTTACAATAAGAAAAG AAACACAACATCAGTTCTCTGCTCGAGAAAGTGATTggggtttcacttcatttatgCCGTTGAGTGAACTCTACAACCCCAGTAGAGGTTATCTTGTAAATGATACTTGTATAGTGGAAGCTGAAGTTGCTGTGTGTAAAGTTGTTGATTATTGGAGTTATGACTCTAAAAAGGAAACTGGTTATGTTGGTCTTAAAAATCAAGGCGCCACATGCTATATGAATTCTCTTCTTCAGACCTTGTACCACATTCCATATTTCAGAAAG GCTGTTTATCATATGCCCACCACTGAGAATGATATGCCCTCAGGAAGCATTCCATTAGCTCTACAGTCTCTCTTTTATAAGTTGCAGTATAATGACAGCAGTGTCTCTACAAAGGAGCTCACAAAATCATTTGGGTGGGACATGCACGATTCATTTATGCAACATGATGTTCAAGAATTAAATAGAGTTCTCTCAGAGAAGTTGGAAGATAAGATGAAG GGAACTGTTGTGGAAGGCACAATACAACAATTGTTTGAAGGGCATCACATGAATTACATTGAGTGCATCAATGTGGATTTTAAATCAACACGAAAGGAGTCCTTCTATG ATCTGCAGCTTGATGTCAAAGGTTGCCAGGATGTCTATGCTTCATTTGATAAGTATGTTGAGGTGGAGCGTCTGGAAGGTGACAACAAGTATCATGCAGAACAGCATGGTTTGCAG GATGCAAAGAAAGGAGTTCTTTTCATCGACTTCCCTCCTGTTCTGCAACTTCAGCTAAAACGTTTTGAATATGATTTCATGCGTGACACAATGGTGAAG ATAAATGATCGTTACGAATTCCCACTTCAGTTGGATCTTGATAGAGATGATGAAAAGTATTTATCACCTGATGCAGACAGGAATGTGCGTAACCTTTACACCCTTCACAG CGTTCTTGTCCATAGCGGTGGTGTTCATGGTGGGCATTACTATGCTTTCGTACGACCTGCCCTTTCTGATCAATG GTTCAAGTTTGATGATGAGCGTGTAACAAAAGAAGATGCAAAGAGGGCATTGGAAGAACAATATGGTGGCGAGGAAGAG CTGCCTCAAACTAATCCCGGCTTAAACAACACTCCTTTCAAGTTTACTAAATATTCAAATGCATACATGCTGGTGTACATTCGTGAAAGTGACAAGGACAAAATTATTTGTAACGTGGATGAGAAAGACATAGCAGAGCATCTTCGA ATTAGATTGGAAAAGGACCGTGAAGAAAAAGAACGCCGGAAAAAGGAGAAAGCTGAGGCACACCTGTATACCATCATCAAG GTTGCAAGGGATGATGACTTGAATGCTCAGATAGGGAAAGACATATATTTCGATCTTGTTGATCATGACAAAGTTCCAAGCTTCCGTATCCAAAAGCAGATGCCTTTTACTCAATTCAAG GAGGAGGTAGCAAAAGAGCTTGGTATCCCTACACAGTTTCAACGGTTTTGGCTGTGGGCCAAGCGGCAAAATCATACCTATCGACCCAACCGACCATTGACTCCTCAAGAAGAAGCACGCACT GTTGGACATCTAAAGGAACTGGTGAACAAGGGCCACAATGCCGAACTTAAATTGTTCTTGGAAGTTGAACTTGAACTG GACCCtgaacctcttcctcttccagaCAAGACAAGGGAAGATATATTGCTTTTCTTCAAACTCTATGACCCTGAGAAGGAACAGCTGCG GTATGTTGGTAGGCTCTTTGTTAAGGCTTCAGGTAGACCACAGGATATTCTGCCAAAATTAAGGAAAATGGCAGGTTTTTCACAAGAAGATGATATTGAACTTTATGAG GAAATTAAGTTCGAGCCTAATGTGATGTGTGAATATATTGATAACAGGCTTCTATTTCGGTCTTGCCAG CTTGAAGATGGGGACataatttgttttcaaaaatctCCGAAGCCGGATAATTCTGACCAGTATAGATACCCTGACGTCCCATCCTTTTTGGTGTATATACGTAACCGACAG GTGGTCCACTTCCGTTCGCTGGAGAAGCCCAAGGAGGATGACTTTTGCCTAGAGAT GTCAAAGATTTATACATACGATGAAGTTGTGGAAAAGGTGGCACAAAAACTTGGTGTGGATGATCCATCGAAAATTCGGCTTACATCACATAATTGTTATTCTCAACAACCTAAGCCTCAACCAATTAAGTACAGAGGCGTTGAACGTCTACTGGACATGCTTATTCACTATAACCAG ACTTCTGATATTCTGTACTATGAAGTATTGGATATACCTCTTCCTGAATTACAAGCATTGAAGACATTGAAAGTTACATATCACCATGCCACAAAAGATGAG GTGTCAGTTCACAGTATAAGATTGCCAAAAAACAGCACTGTTGGCGATGTTCTAAATGATATAAAATCAAAG GTTGAGCTATCTCATCCCAATGCAGAACTAAGATTACTTGAGGTCTTCTATCACAAGATATACAAG ATTTTTGCACCCAGTGAAAAGATAGAAAACATCAATGACCAGTACTGGACACTGCGTGCAGAGGAG GTTCCGGAGGAGGAGAAAAACCTTGGTCCCTTTGATCGCTTGATTCATGTGTACCATTTTACGAAAGATACTCAAAACCAAACG CAAGTTCAGAATTTCGGAGAACCTTTCTTTATGGTTATTCGTGAGGATGAGACCTTATCTTCTATCAAAGAACGTATTCAGAAAAAGCTTAAGGTTCCAGATGAGGATTTCTCGAAG TGGAAATTTGCATACATATCACTTGGTCGCCCAGACTATTTTGAAGATTCGGATACTGTAGCAACGAGATTTCAG AGAAACGTGTATGGAGCTTGGGAGCAATACCTTGGACTGGAACATCCCGACACTGCTCCAAGAAAGGCGCACACAGTTAATCAG AACCGGCATTCATTCGAGAGACctgtaaaaatatataactaG